Genomic segment of Microtus ochrogaster isolate Prairie Vole_2 linkage group LG5, MicOch1.0, whole genome shotgun sequence:
NNNNNNNNNNNNNNNNNNNNNNNNNNNNNNNNNNNNNNNNNNNNNNNNNNNNNNNNNNNNNNNNNNNNNNNNNNNNNNNNNNNNNNNNNNNNNNNNNNNNNNNNNNNNNNNNNNNNNNNNNNNNNNNNNNNNNNNNNNNNNNNNNNNNNNNNNNNNNNNNNNNNNNNNNNNNNNNNNNNNNNNNNNNNNNNNNNNNNNNNNNNNNNNNNNNNNNNNNNNNNNNNNNNNNNNNNNNNNNNNNNNNNNNNNNNNNNNNNNNNNNNNNNNNNNNNNNNNNNNNNNNNNNNNNNNNNNNNNNNNNNNNNNNNNNNNNNNNNNNNNNNNNNNNNNNNNNNNNNNNNNNNNNNNNNNNNNNNNNNNNNNNNNNNNNNNNNNNNNNNNNNNNNNNNNNNNNNNNNNNNNNNNNNNNNNNNNNNNNNNNNNNNNNNNNNNNNNNNNNNNNNNNNNNNNNNNNNNNNNNNNNNNNNNNNNNNNNNNNNNNNNNNNNNNNNNNNNNNNNNNNNNNNNNNNNNNNactgagaagcttctgtaaagcaaaggacactgtcactaagacacaaaggcaacccacttacttggagaagatcttcaccaatcccgcAACTGTcaaaggtctaatctccaaaatatataaaaaactcaagaaactagaccgtaaaaggctaattaacccaattataaaatggggcactgagctgaacagagaattcttaacagaagaacttcaaatagccaaaagacacttaaggtcatgctcaacttctttagctatcagggaaatgcaaatcaagacaactttaagatactatcttacacctatcagaatcgataaaataaaaaacactaatgatagcctttgctggagaggttgtgaagaaagggtacactcatccattgttggtaggaatgcaaacttgtgcaaccactctggaaagcagtgtggcggtttctcaggaaattcgggatcaacctacccctggatccagcaataccactcttgggaatatacccaagagaggccctatcatacaacaaaagtatatgctcaactatgttcacagcagcattgtttgtaatagcctgaacctggaaacaacctagatgcccttcaatggaagaatggatgaagaaagtatggaatatatatatattagagtattactcagccgtaaaaaacaaggacttcttgaattttgcatacaaatggatggaaatagaaaacactatcctgagtgatgtaagccagacccagaaagaggaacatgggatatactcactcatatttggtttctagccataaacaaaggacattgagcctatagttagtgatcctagagaagctacataaggagaacccaaagaaaaacatataggcatcctcctgaatgttggccttcatcaggcgatgaaaggagacggagacccacgttgaagcaccggacagaaatctcaaggtccaagtcaggaacagaaggagagagaccgcgagcaaggaactcaggaccgcgaggggtgcacccacacacggagacaatggggatgttcttttgggaactcaccaaggccagctggcttgggtctgaaaaggcctgggatgaggccggactagctgaacatagcggacaatggggactactgagaactcaagaacaatggcaatgggtctctgatcctactgcacgtaatggctttgggggagcctaggcagcttggatgctcaccttactagaaatgcaTGGccgtgggggttccttggacttcccacagggcagggaaccctgatttctcttcgggctgaggagggagggggacttgattggcggagcgggagggaaatgggagacggtggcagggaagagacggagatctttaataaataaataaattaaaaaaaaagatgattcaaaaaaataaagagaattacagatcaatctcaatCATGAACATTGaggcaaaaatactaaataaaatactggaaaattgAAACTGAGAACATGTCAGAATCATTATCTACCTTAAACAAtttggtttcatcccagagatgtagggatggttcaacatatgaaaatgtgtcaacataatccactatataagcaaactgaaaaataaaatccacatgattatctcattagattctgaaaaaaCTTTTGACacaatacaacatcccttcatgataaatgtcttggggagatcagggatacaagaaacatacctacacaaaataaaggtaatatataGCAAACCAAaggccaatatcaaactaaatgtacagaaactcccagcgatcccactgaaataaagaaaagataaggttgtcctctttctccatttctattcaatatTGTTtctgaggtcctagctagagcaataagacaacaaaaggagatcaagggatgcaaattagaaaagaagaagtcaaactctcactatttgctgatgatatgatagtttacattaGCAACCCCTAagattctaccaaggaacttctaaatCTcagaaacactttcagtaatatagcaggatacaagattaactcaaaaaattagtagtcctcctttacacagatgatagatggattgagaaagaaatcagagaaacaataaccacaaataacataaaatatcatggagtaactctaaccaaacaagtggaagacttgtatgacaagaactttaaatctttgaagaaagacattgaagaagatgccagaaagtggaaagatctccaatgCTCTTGGTCAGGTAAAAATAACATACTgcaaatggcaatcttaccaaaagcaatatacagactaatgcaatgcccagcaaaattccagcaaaattcttcacagaccttgaaagaacagtactcaacatcatatggaaaaggaaaaaaccaaggatagtgaaaacaatcctgtacaataaaagaacttctgaaggcatcacaatccatgacgtcaaactctactacaaaggtacagtactgaaaacagcctaatattggcataaaacagacaggaggaccaatggaaccaaatcaaaggcccagatattaattcacacagctatgaacacctgatttttgacaaagaagcaaaaaatatatggaaaaaggaaagcatattcaacaaatggtgctggcataactggatatcaagatgtagaagaatgaaaatagattcacatCCATCACCATgcatgaaactcaagtccaaatggattaaagacctcagcaTAATGCAGTTACACTGAAacttaaagaagagaaagtgagaagtccacttgaacacattggcacaggagactactttctaaatataaccctggtagcacagacactgagagaaacaattaataactgGGACCTCCTGaacctgaaaagcttctgtagagcaaaggacatggtcaacaaggcaAAATGGTGTCCTCTAGaataggaaaatatcttcaccaaccccacatcagacagaggtctgatctccaaaatatacaaagaactcaagaaattggtcatcaacaGAATAAATAAGCCAATAAAAGAAtatggagtacaaacctaaacaaagaactcttaacagaggtatctaaaatgactgaaagacacttaagaaaatgctcaacagctttagtcatcagagaaatgcaaatcaaaacaactttgagattccatcttacacctgtaagaaaggctaaaatcaaaaacactgatgacaacttatgctggagaggtttatGGTAgagggaatactcctgcattgctggtgggaatgcaagctggtacagtccctttgaatatcagtatggtaattttcttttagaaaattagaacacaaccttcttcaagacccagaattaccacttttgtgtatatatccgaaggatgctcaatagtaccacaaggacatgtgctcaaatatgtttACAACAGCATTCATAGCCAGACCTGAAAATAACTTGAatccccttgaccaaagaatggataaagaaaatgtggtacatttacacaatggagtactacaccacaggaaaaaaaaatgacatcttgaaatttgcagacaaatggatggagctagaaaacatcatattagtgagataacccagacccagaaagacaaagtccTTTTGTTTCatcccacccagctagcttacacccaaaataacttGACTGTgccttactggcatgagtctaaccagcagcAGAACCATGGGGTCTGTCATACTGCCCTTCttaccagcattctgttctgtcttctctacctgtctaagttttgccctatcaaaaggccaatgcagtttctttattcaactaatgaaagcaacacataagcaGAAGGTCCTCCTACACAAGGAAGACAGTTGATGTTAGTTGTCTTCATGATTGTTTTCTACTATATTTACTGGGACATGGTCTCTCTTCTGATTAAGTTTGCTAGCCAGCTAGTTTATTCAAGGGATAAATGATGGTCACCACACCATCTATGgtttttatgtggcttctggggatccaGATTCTGGTTTTCATACTTACAGAGAAAGTACGCTATGCACTGAGTCATCCTCTCAGCCctggaagtattttattttatattgaaagaGAGATTTTCTTCACCTCACTCTATTATATCTATTCTCCTAGTACAATGCTCATctcaggaaaagagaaatcagTAGAGCATCAAGAttagcaattctcaacctgtgggtcatgatccttTTGGGGGTTGAAGGATACTTTCACAGTGGTCACCTATGagcactggaaaacacagatacttatttatgattcataagagtagcaaaattataatcatgaagtagcaacaaaaataattttatggttgggatcatcagcacaatatgaggaactgcattaaagtaTTGAAGCATTAggagggctgagaaccactagGTACAGCCTTCCATTGTGGAGAAGAAACCCTTGTTGAGCAGCTGACTGTATCCCAAAAGGCAGGATGGTCTGCAGCTCACATCCTGGTGGAAGCACAAGCTTGGATACACAGAGGAAActgaagctggaaaaaaaaaaacattttttagatCTTTCTTAGAGTTCCAGGGAATTTGTCATAAATGCCGGCTGTCAAACGTTTTTAAAATAGCAGAAAATCCTTGCAGGAGGTTCAATATTCTACTCAAAGTCAGCAAGTCGAAAGGGCACAGAATAGAAGGGAAGTGAGTGAAATCTTCAAATAGTCCAAAGGCTCTTCTGTGTCTGAGAACAGCTGCTTTATCAGTTACATTAAGGAAGCACAGAAGCCCTATGAAGGAACAGGAATGAAGCTGACTTCCTGAAAGTACTCAGCTTAAGGGAAACAGATTGATGGCCTTCATATGTCTCCCCTCCCATGTTTATCCTTCCAATTATGAGACTCACATACACACGAATAAATCCTGGAATCCATTTTAaccttaaacaaacaacaaaacacaggtCATAGAATCAAGTACTTTCTAGGTCCTTCCTATAAAACTTATTTAGAAATTGCTCATTTCCAGAAAGTGTTTAAGATGAAGATCTTGAGCATTATTTCAACATGAATGAAATAAGTTactatttctttccctttggtCCTCGGGATGGCTTGAGAATCCAAGTATAAGTACTGGGTTTGAAAAGATGGTTGCTTGTGAAGTGCTTACCACACAaaatgaggacttgaattcagatccccagcactaaCGCAGGTACTGGATATGCAGCTTTTGTCTGTAACACTAGcactggaaagacagagacaggaggtcaCTGGAGCTCACTGTTCAGCCTAGATAGCCAAATTATTGAATTACTGAACAAGGTTcaggaaagaccttgtctcaaaaaacaaatagaggCAAACTGGGAAACATCTGTTATTGGCCTCTCACCTCCACATATGcctaaacacacatgtgcacacacacatacacaaatcataCATATACAATCAATATGACTCAATGTCTGTAACTGGCCAGAAAGCCCCTGAGATATGCCAGTCTCTACCTCTTCAGTATTGGGCTGCTAATAGTGCCACCACAACTACATTTTTTATATgggttcttgggattgaactcaggtctttgtaaTTGTGtaacaagcactttactaaccGACCAATCTACCCAGCTCCTTTCAGTTTTAAAACACAGACTATGGTTACAAACCCATCAATTATAATGATGGCAGAAAATCCCTGCCCTTGGTAAGTCACTTTTACGTTGTAATCATAGGGCACATGAATGAAAGCAGTGCTTGTACTAGCATAAAAGCACTAAATCTAGAGGCTATCTTAAGTCAAAGGGATTATTCAGTGCTTCATTCCTGGCTTCTCTTAGGTTACATTTGAGATGAAAGACTCAAGTAAACCTTTTAAGATTTAGGACTGTAAATGGAGGAGAAATCTAatggttttaataaaatgcacaatagacaaggagaagagagaaagccatTTTATTGGTTCAATTAaaatggagagaggagaaagggaaatccCTTAATTGTGATTTTCTTATGAAACATTCCACAGAGAGACACAGTGCTTGTTTAGAGATTACAATCGGCAAGTTTATGGATTATCTTCATTATAGCTTTATGGATTAAATTTGAAGGTATGCTGTCTTGCTAGCACAGGAATAACTTTGTTTCTTAACGTTGATTACTGTACTGGGTGATGTCTGCAGAGGGACCGGTTCCTGATGGAGGATTCCTCCCTGCCGGGTCTCAAAATGAGGCTGTCACTGTTCTGCCCTTCAGGGGCTGGGTTGGACGGTGGTTGCTCAGAATAGGAacgtctgcctctccctctgcatTTGACAGAACACTGCGGAGCTGTGCCAGCTGTGGGGTGAGACATTTAAAGGATGAAAAGCTGTTAAAGTCCAAGAAAGCACTTTGTTTCCAGAGAAGTTAATGCATTGTTTCTTAGAAAGCAGTTAAAGACAGTGGTGGTTCTTTTGGTGGGCAGGAAGGAGGCTGCAGTAATGTCCCCGCCTCTGCACCAGGTATTAACTGGGGCACAGTTGGCTCTGTCAGAACATCAGCTTCCACTTGGGAGCTTGTGCAATTGATTTGTCAGTTCAGCACCCCTTAATTTCTCACAGCATTTCCTTTTGGGAGTTGTTCAGATTAACTGGGTTTATCCATGCCAAGGGCCTATAGGAGTGCTTGGTGTAAATGCCTCTGCTCCACAAGCATCAGTAAATGGCAGGGCACAAGGCTGGGAGAAACACAAAACAGTTCGGGAAAGGAGCTCTTCCAtcaaacagcagcagcatctttAGGGACAATAAGCCAGAAGGTGCTTTAATCGATATTTTAATGTTAACTTTAGCTAGAAAAATTGGGACGATTTGACCAACTGTTAAGTTGGGCCACCTGAGAGCCATTGTGGAATATCCAAGGAGAATTCACTGTCTGTTCCTGACATTCGGAGAAGCCACCTAACAGGTTTTGACTTTTCTTTATGAAGAACAGCAGGAACTTGGAACCTGACAAGTCTATTTTCTACATAGAGTAAAAACAGTTATTGGaaggactttatttatttatttgtttgtttagaaaacTCAGGGATCCTTCActagaaataaattcattttaattgataCCTGCTCAGGGCTGGCAGTGATGCTCTCCTTGAGGATGAACCAGGTCACACTTTCATGAAGAGGAGGGTGAGTCAGAGAGCCAAAATAAGTCCAGTAATCCCGGgatgaaggaaggagacaggatgGGTCAAAATTTGTGAATGGGGCTCGTTTTCCCTGAGAACAAAAACAGTATATATTATGCTAAAAAATGTATCATAGATTTCCCCTTTATATATTACCTAGAGATTTTAGGTGCatttaattttgacttttcttctATACTTATTTAATGTCTGATATGTTTGTGAATAtgaacaaaacaatacaaataacataaaaatacattaaacctTCCTCTTCATtggaagatgaaaaaaaatctaaaaattttctGTAATTTATATTTACCAAAAGATACTAAATATTCATTAAGAAATATCTTAATTTCTTTGGATAAGGCTCTGTCCTGGTCTAGGGGCAAAGACATTCAGGACAAGCCCATCAgttacattttattcttatttattcccATAAGTATTCCTGATCAGTTATTATTTGTATAAGGAAAATTAACTGATATTTgtaaggtaatttttttttgattttttgagacagggtttctccgtagctttttggtacctgtcctggaactagctcttgtagaccactagctcttgtagaccaggctagcctcgaactcacagagatctgcctgcctctgcctcccaagtgctgggattaaaggcgtgcaccaccacggccacCAGTTTTACCAGACTGTTTTTTTTAGTCaatctaattttttatttgactCCTTTAAATTTTCCAGGTAGATATATCATCGATACATgataattttgtctttgttttcccaATATTTAGCtttatgttttgttctttatttgtttaatagttaaaattttaaattatgccaATTGTGATGGTGGTAGATACTGTACTATTCTTCATCTTGACTTCACTAGAACAACGTCAGCTGGAGAAACTGATGATATGAATTTTCATGTTTAATCCGATAATATCTAATAAAAGATTAGTCTTAACACTATCCACATCTAGAGTGAACTCTACTTGGTCAAAAATATGACTTCATCAATAATGCTGTTGTAAATGATCTGCTGTAATTTCAGAGTTATTTCAGCCATACTACTAGAGAAGGCTgtgctacccactgagccatcttgccagtccctctAGTAACATTTGGTGTTTGTGCCAGCTTTCTTTTACCAAAGCTGCCCAAATGATTCCTTTTTGTCGTTGTTTATTCTATAGAGTAAATTCTTCATTTATTGATAAAAGTGTTTTGTATTCATCtgtaatttgatttctttttttactattttctgcttttatcctcactatttccttctattttattttcatatatttttgatatCCTTGAGTAGAATTTAAAGAACATCCCATCTCACTTTATTATATCATTCAAAGTTATTTTCTGAACTCAGCATAAAACAAACTTACTTTTCATAAAATACAATTGTTCTACTCACTgtgaaaataatgataattacTTTGACCTTCAAAATAAGGTCAAACAATGTtaagacagtggtgctaagaaTGAATATTTCAGAAAATCCATTAAGGGTTTTAAGTTTAGTTCAGAATCATAGCTCTCAAATAGGGCTCTTCAAGCCCATGTTTTCATGTTACTAAAGAATTCAAAATGTTCCttttcatgaaacagaaagctCTCACTAGAGTGTGATTGGTTTTTAGCAGATCAAGAAGTATCTGATCAAAAAGTCACTTTTTTGATTGGTTTTATCAGATCCAAAAGTGTTCTACTAGGAACAAgcaccaggaaaacaaaacaaaaccatctcCTACATCAATTTCTCCAGGACAAGAAAGGTTTGTACGGCACCTGTGTCTGCTTGGCTTCTAcacctttcttcctgtttctcatttCAAACAGGCAACTGGATGATTTATGTACTTCCGTGTGTTCTTGTTTTCAGAATTAAATTAAGTCACTTAGCTTATTTACCTTAGTTTTAACTGAGTTTAGGGCATCGAGTACTTTCTGCAGGTTTGGGTTGGTTGGACCAACCTAGAGAATTACAAGATAAAGAAGGTGTGAGTTGTATACTGatacttataaaatattctttagtcaaaatttatttttttcaagtaacATCAATAACTGGAGAGTGACAATTATGTAACTCCTATGACTCACCTTCACCAAGACACCAAGGATTGCTAGCCCATCTGCCTTTGAGATGGCTTCCGCAGCACTGGAGTACTTGGCTGAATTCCAGTGAACTATGTGAAGCTATAACGGGCAACATGTGAATAattcattattaatattgttgcaaaggaaaagacagaaggtgaattacatcttaatttgttatatttaagatatttcaTGGTAGTGGTAGACAAACTCCATGTGAACCCTCATCTTGTGGGCAACTAGCTTTAGGATAAAAGgtgaaataattttctcttccATGAGAGAACTTTGTAAGAAGGTCTTTGACTGCTTGGAAGTTTGGGCATATCAGTGCTTTCCCCAGGATCTCCTCAGTCAAATTCTGCAGTCTAAACTCTTGGTGAAATTTTAGGCTCACACATCCACGTGTGCCTGGATGTGTTTCTGATATTGTCTTTATATCTCCATATGATGTCTAACAGATGTCTGAGAAGTCATATGGCTAAGGAAAAGCTTGAGTTCTCATATTACACCTGTCATTTTCCCCTCTTAGGAAAGGTAATACTATTCTCCTAACCACTCTATCAAAAACTAccacagttataaaaaaaaatttcatgttttacACATTTATCAGCCTCTGTGCCTAGCAGAGTATACTTCTTCACTTGGTCatagcttgggttttttttttttttgtattaactGCTGActtcctggaattttctttgtctctaaGTTAGGACTGAACTCAAATACCACATCTCAATGAGTAGATTACCCAATATAAAGTGGCCACCATAACTCAAATCTATTGTTTTCATGCATTTATCtgatctcttctttctctctatcccctctctttccttcttcacttacctcacttttttaaaaagctttttatttcCCTACAAAATGTAGATTCTTCTcagttactttaaaaacaaaaatctagtaTACTATAACGACTCAATAAATAGTTGATAAATAGAGCAATTAGAGCACTAATGTTGAGAGCAGTCACTCCCCAGGCCTAGTTGAAGTGTCATCTCATTATCATTTATACTTCCCGCTCACTGACAATTCTCTGGATGCACTCACACTTCCATTTAGTACTGTTTACTTCATTCCCTAACTATAGAAGAGAAGAGTCACATAGCCAAGATAGCTCAGCTTTGACTCAATGAAGGTCAAGGGAGGAGCGTGCACATGTCACACATTACCTATATCACCTGGTGTGTCCTCCACACAAGCTTTCGAGATGAATATTAATAACATGTTGAACTTTGTGACTAGATGATTCTCATCATTGGCttagattatttttctcaatttatttGAGTATATATA
This window contains:
- the Ca1 gene encoding carbonic anhydrase 1 isoform X1, giving the protein MASADWGYDAKNGPDQWSKLYPIANGNNQSPVDIKTSEVKHDTSLKPISVTYNPATSKEIVNVGHSFQVVFDDSGNQSVLKGGPLSDTYRLVQFHFHWGNSNDHGSEHTVDGVKYSGELHIVHWNSAKYSSAAEAISKADGLAILGVLVKVGPTNPNLQKVLDALNSVKTKGKRAPFTNFDPSCLLPSSRDYWTYFGSLTHPPLHESVTWFILKESITASPEQLAQLRSVLSNAEGEADVPILSNHRPTQPLKGRTVTASF
- the Ca1 gene encoding carbonic anhydrase 1 isoform X2, which produces MASADWGYDAKNVLKGGPLSDTYRLVQFHFHWGNSNDHGSEHTVDGVKYSGELHIVHWNSAKYSSAAEAISKADGLAILGVLVKVGPTNPNLQKVLDALNSVKTKGKRAPFTNFDPSCLLPSSRDYWTYFGSLTHPPLHESVTWFILKESITASPEQLAQLRSVLSNAEGEADVPILSNHRPTQPLKGRTVTASF